One Spinacia oleracea cultivar Varoflay chromosome 4, BTI_SOV_V1, whole genome shotgun sequence DNA segment encodes these proteins:
- the LOC130459998 gene encoding putative F-box protein At3g29830, which produces MANENQDLFLLLPEALLITILSLLPIKDAVRTSVLAKYWRDLWCSRPNIELNANHFSATHLLDENQQHQLDMNEYVMLENKICRQNSCLEFGNWWLSKDTIPPHISSFTLALSDPQYCLGNIQSLVYVALFRRHTKSLELDFSSLEWEDQLPRNALTTPTPMFDLPQFVYQYPLLESLKLVTCRFMGDMFTILGTSLRCVSLGWIEITNASKLSELVKSCPLLESLTLFKCFQSTYYVIESLSLKTLVIDKCVDLLSISIDTPNLTYFNYCGEVVQFGVCNFPNMKTANIDFGLVEMMDEVDGEKIAHLLHRLYFATSLTVCGFVTQALTLADEEFGLLHGQYHARSLTIKTAFHVSEFHGILSLLNAFGKLEKVRFEFGNQIIFEEDMEFLGYSSPPTTFWSKVLPSKTGCVIKKLKTIEIVGYRGTLNETNLISFILCYGHAFQTLILRVAANDQQAKYHAMCMKKAILDYRKGFNVEVISY; this is translated from the exons ATGGCCAACGAAAACCAAGACCTTTTCTTACTTCTCCCGGAAGCCCTTCTCATTACCATCCTATCACTTCTTCCGATCAAAGATGCTGTCCGTACAAGCGTCTTGGCTAAGTATTGGCGAGACTTATGGTGTTCACGGCCTAACATCGAATTAAACGCAAACCATTTCTCCGCCACCCATCTCCTTGATGAAAACCAGCAACACCAATTAGACATGAACGAGTATGTAATGCTCGAAAACAAGATATGTCGACAGAATAGTTGCCTAGAGTTTGGTAATTGGTGGCTTTCAAAGGATACAATTCCTCCCCATATATCATCTTTCACCCTTGCTTTATCTGACCCTCAATACTGCCTTGGTAACATTCAGAGTCTCGTATATGTAGCCCTTTTTCGTCGTCACACAAAGTCTTTAGAACTTGATTTCTCTAGTTTGGAATGGGAAGATCAACTTCCTCGAAATGCTTTAACAACTCCTACTCCAATGTTTGATCTTCCTCAATTCGTTTACCAATATCCATTACTAGAGTCCTTAAAATTGGTTACATGCCGATTTATGGGAGATATGTTTACGATACTTGGTACTTCCTTAAGGTGTGTCTCTTTGGGGTGGATAGAGATAACAAATGCGTCCAAACTTAGTGAGTTGGTGAAATCTTGTCCTTTGCTTGAGAGTTTGACTTTGTTTAAGTGCTTTCAATCAACTTATTATGTGATTGAATCCTTGAGTTTAAAGACGTTGGTCATCGATAAATGTGTCGATTTGTTAAGCATAAGTATTGATACCCCTAACCTTACATATTTCAACTACTGTGGCGAAGTTGTGCAATTTGGTGTTTGTAACTTCCCGAATATGAAGACGGCTAACATAGATTTCGGCCTCGTTGAAATGATGGATGAGGTTGATGGTGAAAAGATCGCTCATCTTCTTCATCGTCTCTACTTTGCAACATCTTTAACCGTTTGTGGTTTTGTTACTCAG GCTCTTACTCTTGCTGATGAAGAATTCGGGCTGCTTCACGGACAATATCATGCCAGAAGCCTTACAATAAAAACTGCATTCCATGTATCCGAATTTCATGGTATACTTAGCCTGTTAAATGCATTTGGTAAGTTGGAGAAAGTCCGGTTCGAGTTTGGAAATCAAATTATATTTGAG GAAGACATGGAGTTTCTTGGGTATTCTTCGCCTCCTACAACATTCTGGTCGAAAGTGCTGCCGTCGAAAACCGGGTGTGTGATAAAGAAGTTGAAAACCATTGAGATAGTAGGTTATCGAGGGACTTTGAATGAAACTAACTTGATAAGTTTTATACTTTGCTATGGACATGCCTTTCAAACACTCATCTTAAGGGTGGCGGCAAATGATCAACAGGCTAAATATCATGCTATGTGTATGAAAAAGGCTATTTTAGATTACCGTAAGGGTTTCAACGTTGAAGTTATCTCTTATTAG